Below is a genomic region from Dioscorea cayenensis subsp. rotundata cultivar TDr96_F1 chromosome 14, TDr96_F1_v2_PseudoChromosome.rev07_lg8_w22 25.fasta, whole genome shotgun sequence.
gggtttaaatgagggatttggattttttttttcttttttactttttaaaccatataaaatttaaatttattatatctaattatatatctatatctaattatatatatatatataaatatattaaaaaccggatcggattcggatacccggtttttaatttctcccgacccgtatccgatccggttttcaccttaaaaattcggaccgggtacccgaccctctttttcggatcgggtacccaaaaaattcgggTAAAAAAACCGGATATCGGATCATCGGATCTGGATTTTTTTTGCTCACGCCTAATTTCCATATGATCCGCATCATTTTTAGTAATATTTAGTAATATATTGATGCGTTGAAATAGAtgcatgtgaatttttttagagttgtagataacaaaataacacaagcgGGCCATtaaattttgcattttcatCCATCTTCCTATAAAACCTTCCCAAACTTTTAAAATCACTCATCCATCCTCACagaaaacttatataaaattcataattatagacgtacattaatatatgtatatatacatctgTGAAAATAAAAGTTtctcacaaatatatatatatatatatatataggaaattcATCAACTATGAACGTGTATAGGATTGAATTCTAAGCATGTTTCTTGCAACCGTTGGATTTATCATCTAACGGTTCAGAAACTTGGTGAAAACCATGCTTTGATTCCATTCTCTCTCCTCATCTCCACATTTCTCTCCTTTTTGTGACAAGAACGCAGCTGCCTCTTCTTTTTCCCCCATGCTACTCCACCCTCTCTGTTGTCACTGCCCGTAGTCGTCGTCGTTCCAATTGTTGTTGTCCAGTTGTAGCTGTCTAGTTGTCGCCGCCACTATGTCATCGCCGCAACTCCGATTGTCACCACTACTGGGTCATCGCCACCTCTCTGGTTGTCGCTGTCCGATCGTAGTCGTCCGGTCATCGCTGCCACTCTGATTATCACTGTCAGGTTTGCCTTGTAATTCACTCGTCAATGCCTTGTAACCACTAAGTCGTTGTCACAGCTCCGATTGTCACCACCACTGGGTCGTCGCCACCTCTCCGGTTGTCGCTGTACAGTTGTAGCCGTCTTGTCATCGCTGCCACTCCAGTTGTAGCCGTCCGGTCATCGCTGACACTCCGGTTGTCAGATTGTCTGATTTGCCTTGTAATTCACTCGTCGATGCCTTGTAACTTCTCTTATTCAGAAAATGGTTTGCCTTAACATATCCATTTTGGCTTTTCTTGTATGTTTCCATCTCTATTTGTGCATAGAATTGTTTGAGAAAATTAGATGTATTCGATACTAGCAGTGACTCCTTCCTTTATACTTACATTTCATTTCTCCTagattaattttctatttttttaagagatAACATTTAGTTTACTCtcaatctgtttttttttttctccatttgcCAATTGGTGGCTCACAAGCTCACTTTAGATATACTTGTGCATTGAGTAAAAGAATGGCCATATTCATTTAATCTTTTATGTAGAGTACGCTACATGGGACTTTTAACAAGATATTTATTACTGCTTTATATTCCTTTcctaataaatatttagatGACATGGTTAGTGTGATCATCTTTGTGTTGAATCTCAGTTTTGTTTTCAAGAtcctttaaatattaatcaaatggACGGAATGTTTGATTAGTGTTTATTTTGAAGTCTGAATCAACATAACTAATGTTCATTAAATATTCTGATTtgattagtaattaattatcattacaAATTTTCACTTGGTCATATCTACAACAATTAATGTGGAAAATGATAAGTAATGATAAGTAATCCCAGTAGTTAAATGCTTTGATATATTctaatttgttgtatttttcttgatagGATATATAGGATGACGGATATCACCGATGAAATATGCAAAGATGACACTTTCATATTTGAGGATATGGAAATAGATTATTCAAATGAGCTTGAGTTATCTCAACATCAAGAAGATGGTGATAGCTAACAACTTTTACATGGACAAGAATTGGCAAATAGTCCACAGTCTCGAGATGAACAAAGATCGGAAAGAATTCCATTTGTTGGTATGGAGTTCCACGATGAGGAGGAAGCATATCGATTTTACTTAGATTATGCAAAGCCTAGAGGGTTTGGGATAAGAAGAGGACACATGTATCGTTCGTCTCATTCTCAATTAATTACAAGCCAACACTTTGTTTGTGATAAAGAATGAAGTAATTGTATGAAAGACAAAAGGCAACTAGAGAAAATTATTCACAGATGCCAGAGATACAAGGACAAATTGCCAAGCTCGAATGGTGGTGTCAAAAATGAAGAGTGGACTATGGACTATAAAAACCTTTGGTGATGCACATAACCATGATTtactaactagtccctctaaAGTGATGAAGATGCGGTCCCATCGCCATATTAGTGATACATGAAAAAGTTTAATGTAGGCATTGCATAAAAGTAGAGTGGCACCGAGCCAAATGTCTCGAATATTGAATGAAACACTTTCAAATATGGGGTGTGCACAAATTACTAGAGAAGATTGCTCAAATCATTTAAGGGTAGttcgaagtaataatattagGCAAGAATGCATGGCTATTATAAAGTATTTCAAGGAAAAGAAActcaatgatgattttttttttctttgatatggAACTTGATGAGTTCGGTCAAACTAGATCTGTTTTTTGGGCGGATAGAAGATGCAAAATGGCAAATTCAGAATTTGGagatgttgttgtttttgacACCACTTAGCAAACGAATAGATTTTTCTTCCCCTTTGCTCCTTTTGTTGGGGTCAATCATCATAagcaatcaattttattttgttgtgctaTAATtgtagatgaaaaagaagaaagtttttaTGGGTGTTTGAAACGTGGATGAAATGTATGCTAGGAAAACATCCACAAACCATTATTATAGATCAAGACTTGGCTATGGGGAAAGCTATTGCAAAAGTTTTTCCAAATTCTGGTCATCAATTGTGCTCGTGGCACATTGGGAGAAATTTGATGAAGTATTTAGTTGATTTGAAGAGCAAAGAAGGCTTCCTGGGGGACTACAACAACCGGTTACATCGTAGTGCATCAACTGAAGCATTTGAGAGTAAATGGGGTGAATATAAAGCAACATACAATATTGATGATAAACATTAGTTGAGTAAAATGTATGAAATTCGATACAAGTGGGGTTTTCTATATTGGTAAAATATTTTCACAGCTGGAATGACCTCTACACAACGCAGTAAAAGTATCAACTCATTTTTTGATGGCTTTGTTAATTCACAAACTCCATTAGATGAGTTTGTTATGCAGTATGATAAGGCATTGTGTGCTCGacgaaatgatgaagaaaatgaagacttCAAGACTTTAAACTCTATGCCTAACTTTCATACAGGTCATCCAATTGAGAGACATGCAGGGGAAGTGTATACAAGAGCTGtgttcaatatcttccaagaaGAATTGCGAGAAAGTGATAGTATGCTAGCTGAACGCATTCATGATGGGACTGATCATGCCAAATATAAAATCTACAATCACATTGTTATATTTAGGAGAGATGGCATTGAGCATGGGGAGCCTATTGGTACATGTTCTTGTAAGAAGTTCGAGATTGTTATATTTAGGAGAGATGACATTGAAGATGGGGAGCCTATTGGTACATGTTCTTGTAAGAAGTTCGAGATTGTTATATTTAGGAGAGATGGCATTGAAGATGGGGAGCCTATTGGTACTTTTAATTTGGGAATGCAGGCCTGTCTTGAGTTGTAAGAAATAATCACTTGTTGATGCAGTAATTCAGTCAATTCTCGTTGCTCATTGCTCTTTTGAAGATTTTGaagaatattgttttgatttggaactaATTTGGAACagatttaattgttttgaaaTTGTTAAGCTGCAGACCTTTTGTATGTATTGTGTTAAGCTGACAGGTTGTTAAGCTATTAAGTTATTAAGTTGTTATTGTGTTAAGCTGACAAGTTGTGTCAGCACTCTTTATGTTAAGCTATTAAGTTGTTAAGTTGACAAGTACTCATTGTATTAAGCTGATTGGtacaattttaatttggtttgaaGTTATTAAGTTGTagattttttatgtttgttattGTATTAAACTACAGATTTTAAACTgcagattttttttgtttgttattgtaTTAAGCTGCAGATTTTAAGCTAgagattttttattgtattaagttgcagattttttatttgttattatattaagCTACAGATTTTTAGTTTGTATTAAGTTGCAGATTTTGTTAAGCTACAGATTTTGTATGAAGCTGCagattttttgtttgtattaagCTGCAGATTTTGTATTAAGCTGTAAATTTTACAGTGTATTAAGCTGcagattttttatttgttattgtatTAAGCTGcagatttgttgtttttattaagctGTAGATTTTGTGTTTGTTATTGTATTAAGCTGcagatttgttgtttttattatgctgcagattttttgtttgtgttaagCTACAGATTTTGTATTAAGCTGTAGATTTTACAGTCCACAAGCCAACTACAACCACaaacaacaactacaacaactacaacaacaacatctAAACAACCACCAAAGAGAACACAAGTTCATAACAATAATTAGGAAATTTGTCATCATTAGTATCAGCATCATTTCTATTACAGACACACATTTCTTGTTTTCAAGACAATAATACAGTTCACAGGTACTCtttctttcatctttgtttctgacaaaacaaaaacaaacatccAATTTTTGTTCATACTTCTCTTCAATAGTCTATTCAATAGTGAGCAACATCAAAAACTCTTTCTTTCATCTCTGATTGGTACTCCTTGTGTGTAACCAAAGTTTGAGCCCGCAACATCAAAGCTCCTGTGTGCTCAACATCCAATTCCAGAATAGCCGAGCATTCTTCTGCAGCCTATTACAGGATCACAATTCCAAATTGAATGTTTAAGTAGCAAAAATTAAAGGATAAAACATATACTGAGTCAAATACAGACCTTATTGAAATCATGGTGTTGAAGATAGCTTGATCACACACATTATCCTAATAAATcaacatgaaaatgaatgaatctCTAAAACTCACACAGCAAAACTAAGATggattatatatgcatatgagACCTAAAAGAAGCTCATCATTTACTTAGGTTACAAGATGcttaaaaatcaaattcttaCAAACCTTCTTAAAAATTCACCCAATCTCTAGATTGAATGAATCCTAAACACTCACACAACGAAAATAAGATGGATTACATACACAAGCAATCTGGTTATGACTAAAGAGAATGCTGGTTATGATTCTCCAATAATGTAATGGATTGCTGTTTAAaagtaaaatactaaaaaaatcaagCCACTTTTAGGTTTTATCAAGCAAAGAAAGCAAGTTCTTTGATGATAATAAGGTATTCACCTCCAGCATTTCAAAACATGTGCCACTAGTAGTTTATTCTCCACCTACTAAACTAATGAGTAATAAACATCAGAAATGTTTGCTGAAAGTggcttcatccataacaatcaagGGACTTCGTGTTTTCATCATGAGTTCTAAATTCATCCTAAATCAAGCTCTGTATGTGTTTATGGGTCTAACCAATTTGAGTTTTATCAGCATTCTACAtcatatagaaattttttttttacaaataatccAAACAAACATCATACCAATATCACAAGAATGCAGTAAAATAGCTCAAAACCTTACATTCTATAGTATCTATCTATTTCACATAATAGAAATTCTCTCAAAAAAGAAGTTTTCTTGTTTCCATGTTGCTCACTGGAGAAGTAAGACATCAATGCTGCAAGCTTGATAAACACAATGTCATTTCCTCCCATTATTCTCAAAGGAAGCAGTTGTTTTGAACACTCACCATTGCTCTTAAACAAAACACAGCTTTGCAGAAGCAATCCATGCATTTAGCTTTACAATCACCTCTGTTTCCCAGCTCCCATCCTTCATCAATGAGTGATAATACACACAAAAAAATCTCAGACAACTAAAGGACACCTTCAAAACCCTTACAAACACCAGGGCCGGACCTCGACTTCTAGCCACGCATCCTCAACCTGCAGTAGTTCCCCTGCTCGATAGCGAAACCCCACCCTTTTTGCTTGTTCCTCTTCATGTATCCCGACTGAGGACCGAGATTATCAAGACTGAACCTTACCGGAGGGAGAACAACGGGAGAAGAAATAGAAGCGACGGCAGCACCGAGGGTGAAGGGCCGGTGAGAGGATTGAAGCCTAACGCCTCATCATGCTGCCCTTGCCTGTACAAATGGTGCACCCTCTCAATCATGCTCACTACCACCACCGATGACACCGCCGCCGCTGCCATCGGTTCTCCGGCGATGAAGAACCATAAATCATTTGTTATGGAAGTGCTGGCCTTTTGATTTGGACTCAATAAGATCGGGATCAAAGATGATGGTCATCTTCGTGTTTGATCTTCATCTACAATTTGTGTGGATTAGGGAATTGGTTTCCATCCATTGGATTAAAATGGATGGCTGAAAATAACATCCATAGGATATAAATCCTATGAATGTCCATAGACAATAtgccctcatatatatatatatatatatatgtatatatattgttggaCCCCAAAAAGATATTGGCACGTCCTTGTTTCACATGaatatttagaaatattttttatatgaaaaaataaataatatatatatatatatataaagggaaaacaaaaacattacacTTACTCTCACAAAGCATCTTTGTTCTATCTCTTATCTATCATTCTAGCAGTCAAATTATATACAATCAGTTAGAAGCACTTTGGCACATTGAATCACTTTCTAGTTTTCAAAGATTATATAGATAGTTAAAGGGTCAAAAAAAGGAAGATGGACAATATGATCCTAATTagtaagaaaaatagaaaagctATACTTAAATATTAGTTGCCAGCTTTGCCTCTACTTATGtttcaagcaaaaaaaatttgaatcattGCGGTAGTCTTACATTGACTCAAGAAGTGGGAAAAAGCCAATGACAAATGAAAtaggattttttaaaaatatgaggacTAAAAAAAGATGGCTTTTCAC
It encodes:
- the LOC120276063 gene encoding protein FAR1-RELATED SEQUENCE 5-like, which encodes MGKAIAKVFPNSGHQLCSWHIGRNLMKYLVDLKSKEGFLGDYNNRLHRSASTEAFESKWAGMTSTQRSKSINSFFDGFVNSQTPLDEFVMQYDKALCARRNDEENEDFKTLNSMPNFHTGHPIERHAGEVYTRAVFNIFQEELRESDSMLAERIHDGTDHAKYKIYNHIVIFRRDGIEHGEPIGTCSCKKFEIVIFRRDDIEDGEPIGTCSCKKFEIVIFRRDGIEDGEPIGTFNLGMQACLEL